The Plectropomus leopardus isolate mb chromosome 15, YSFRI_Pleo_2.0, whole genome shotgun sequence genome has a segment encoding these proteins:
- the plek gene encoding pleckstrin: MEPQQIREGYLVKKGTVLNSWKAVWVVLSEDGVEFYKKKTDQSPKGMIPLKGAKLINPCQDFGKRTLVFKITTDKKQDHFFQASHVEEREIWVKDIKRAITCLDGGRKFARKSTRRSIRLPETVNLAELYAQMKDQDDGVKELKLEQENRVFNHCFTGATVVEWLISVGKARNRPEALMLATGLLNEGFIQPAGDMSKEGAESAEQTAFLDHTVALYYFADSGFFCEGYSSDEDVLVKEEFRGNIIKQGCLLKQGHKRKNWKVRKFILRDDPAYMHYYDPTKGDDPLGSIHLRGSVVTAVEFVPDAKKYDIDGNLFEIITSDEIHYFFQAATAEERKDWIKAIQAVSKSGK, from the exons ATGGAGCCACAACAGATCAGAGAGGGATACTTGGTGAAAAAG GGCACAGTGCTAAACTCCTGGAAGGCAGTGTGGGTAGTGCTGTCAGAAGATGGGGTGGAATTCTATAAGAAGAAAACCGATCAGTCTCCGAAAGGAATGATCCCACTAAAGGGAGCCAAGCTCATCAATCCTTGCCAGGATTTTGGCAAGAGGACA CTGGTTTTCAAGATTACAACAGACAAGAAGCAGGATCACTTTTTCCAAGCCTCGCacgtggaggagagagagatttgGGTCAAGGACATCAAGAGAGCCATCACCTGCCTAGACGGGGGAAGAAAGTTTGCCAGGAAGTCCACAAGACGCTCCATTCGGCTGCCTGAGACAGTCAACCTGGC tGAACTGTATGCCCAGATGAAAGACCAAGATGACGGAGTAAAAGAGTTAAAACTGGAGCAGGAGAATCGAGTCTTCAACCACTGCTTCACCG GTGCAACAGTGGTCGAGTGGTTGATCTCAGTGGGGAAAGCCAGAAATAGGCCTGAGGCCCTCATGTTAGCAACAGGGCTCCTGAATGAGGGTTTTATCCAGCCTGCAGGTGACATGTCGAAAGAAGGAGCTGAGAGTGCAGAGCAAACAGCCTTCTTAGATCATACAGTTGCACTTTATTACTTt GCAGACAGTGGGTTTTTCTGTGAAGGCTACTCCAGTGATGAAGATGTGCTTGTGAAGGAAGAGTTCAGaggaaacatcataaaacaagGCTGTTTACTGAAACAG GGACATAAGAGAAAAAACTGGAAGGTACGAAAGTTCATTCTGAGAGATGACCCTGCTtatatgcattattatgatCCCACAAAG GGTGATGACCCTCTGGGCTCGATCCATCTGCGTGGGTCTGTGGTTACAGCTGTGGAATTTGTGCCTGACG ccaaaaaatatgacattgaTGGCAACCTCTTTGAGATCATCACCTCAGATGAGATTCACTACTTCTTCCAAGCTGCTACAGCTGAAGAAAGAAAGGACTGGATCAAAGCGATACAGGCAGTGtcaaaaagtggaaaataa